In Pseudohongiella acticola, the sequence TATACGTCAAGGCGCGATCAGCCCGCGCGGCATCCACATCGGCCCGAGCCGATTGCAGCGCAGGATGTGCTTGCTCCAACCAGTTTCTTAGTATTTCCTCGGATGGCAACGCCGGGGGTCGGGGTTCGCCTTGAGCGGCGGCGATCTCAGCAATTGCTGGACGATTGCGTAACGCGTTAATACGTGCCCTGATGCGTTCCAATTGCTGTTCAAGAACGATGCCACGATGATCAGCCCGGATCTGAGCCGTTTGCACCTGAAGCAGATCCTGTTGCAGACCGGCGCCGCTGGCGTATTGGGTCTCAATCACGTTCTCCAGCTCTGTAAGTAGCCTCTGCTGTTCACGGTTGATGGTTAACGCCTGGTGAACATCCCACCAGCTTGCCCAATGCAAACGGCCAGCTGCGATCAATTGCAGTTGCAGATCATCTGTTGAGAAGTGCGCCGCAGCACTTTGCGCCTGCGCCACTTCCGTGCGCAATTGGCGCTTACCCGCCCACGGGATATTCTGGCTGAGTTGAATAACCTGGCGCACCCCCAAGGCATTTCCCAAGGCGCTGGGGATGTTCTGTCCAATGGTTGCCGGTGCCACCGAGTAGCTGACTCGGGGATCGTCAAGCGCGCCGGCATTGACGATTTCCTCGTTGCGGGCAAGCGCTTCCAAACGCTGAGCAGCCAGACCGGGGTTTAGTTGGAGGATGTCCTGAATCAGTTCCTCGGACGTAAGGCCTTCGGTCTCTTGTGCGGCTACTGGCAAGAAAACGAGTGAGGCCGCCAGCGCAAGTAAAAGCAGGCCGGACTTAAATCCGGAAACGAAAAATAATCTGATCCGTGTTTGAGGATAATGCATTGTTGAACTCCGATGTTGAACAAAAAGCAGGTCCCGCAGGAATATCCTGCCGGTCTGACTCGGTCACAAATACGGAGTGCTGTTAAATGCGGTAGCGCTGGGTTGCCTGGTAAACAGGCAGAGGGGTGGGGAGATGCTCACCATTGGCTGAGGCAAAAGATGTACTGACGCGCGGAACGCGCAGAACAGTGAGAATAAGCAGTGCAATGGCTGGCGTCAGGTCTTGTAATCCCTGTTTATCTTTCACCAACACATGGTCGTTACCCGGGTCGGCATCGGCCTCGGGCGATGGCTTGATCTGCAGCGATGCCTTCAGAGTGAAGCAATTATCCGTAGGCATTCCTGCGGAATCTGGCACCTGGATTTCCGGGCTGTTCTGCCTGACAAGGCAGCATTCATGCACAGGTTCCTGCATGTCGGGCATATCGGGCATCATCGTGCAAGCGAAAGCTGACTGAACGTTCAGCAGTAGACTGGCCACAAAAAACCATGTCAATAATTGGTATATATTTCGATTGCGATGTTTGATCATAACGGCAACGTTTAATTTAAACTTGACATGTGGGAAATCGACATATCAGGTCTACCAGAATACATTTATCAGCAACAGATGTAAAGCTAGCACGTTACCCATTGGTGTAAAACTGACATGTAGCCTGCTGGTAGTGACATTCACAGCAGGCTCGGGGCACGTCATCCAATGTCAGAATCCGGGGAGTCTGTTCTGACTCCTTTTCCTGGGCCACACGCTCACTCAAGCCCAGGGTGGCGCCCTAGGGTTCTGTGAAAATGCACCCGCTATGGCGGAGGCGCCGTTGTCAATAATGGCAATATGGAGAGGCAATTTATTTGCACGCTTACTCTACACTCGGCCA encodes:
- a CDS encoding TolC family protein; the protein is MPVAAQETEGLTSEELIQDILQLNPGLAAQRLEALARNEEIVNAGALDDPRVSYSVAPATIGQNIPSALGNALGVRQVIQLSQNIPWAGKRQLRTEVAQAQSAAAHFSTDDLQLQLIAAGRLHWASWWDVHQALTINREQQRLLTELENVIETQYASGAGLQQDLLQVQTAQIRADHRGIVLEQQLERIRARINALRNRPAIAEIAAAQGEPRPPALPSEEILRNWLEQAHPALQSARADVDAARADRALTYKNDYPDVQVNVGYNELWNASDLRLQVGVSVNIPLDFGKRSARKAASDYRYNSAQSDINYLRNQLLSELAQQLSWAREAHHAIELARDQLIPKATQTLAASQSDYQQGIADFSNVIQAEQALLEARLLLSNSLASQYQAHAEIDRLVGGQLWPLDPASL